In Harpia harpyja isolate bHarHar1 chromosome W, bHarHar1 primary haplotype, whole genome shotgun sequence, the sequence GGTGTGCTATTTGTTCCATCAGAGCtcttttctgaaaagagaaattatataattacagaaaatatctttaaaagtatAACTCCATCTAAAATTCAGCAACATCTTTGCATTTGATTCctaaagagaaaagaactgaTGCTGACAGAAGCAAAGGGACTGTTAATTAGCTGAGACTAGATCTAATGTAGTAATGTGTTTTGGAGGCTTCCTTCAATAAGATAACATGGACATGCGAAGACGGGGAGAAGAGTAATTAAATGGCTCATCAATTTGGACAGCTTTTCTGTAGTGTAACTGGGAAACTGCATACTTTTAAGCAGTTTAAAGGTCTTGCTAGTACCTGTTCAGCTTCTAGATGAAAACACCATAAGATGAGATATTTAGCTGTTTCTTCACATACAAGATACGGGTGGTCAGACAAAAATCTTTGACTGTCATCCCATCTGCCCAGCatacctgattaaaaaaaacccaacagcatgAATTAACACATTCAATATGGAGAAGTGATTTAATGCAGTGAAGACGTTATTCAAATTTACATACTACTACAATCACCTTCACACTTCATTGTTACCTCAGAAGAACAGCATGCAAATAAAACTGAactcaatttttttgttgtttttaaaacacctCCCAATGCTGAAAGAGCATTACCAATAAGGTATGCTCAGACTGTAAAGATACTGAAATATAGTTAGCTGCTACTGTTAAGATCTTATTTTTATTGTATCTCTGGCAGTGTTAAAAACAGATTAACTGTAAATGGTTTTCACATACTGTAACAAAGTAGTATCTATACCTATTTGTTAAGAATTTGATAGTATAACTGAGTTGATGGATGGAGATTTACAATCAGTGATTTTTGACAGAAAAGTTCTTTAAGTGCTTGCAAGTAAGacaaatagaaatgaaagcatAATCATATTCTAAAATGAATATGCTTCTGACATGGTTTGCTAGGTTTTAGGAAATACAAAGCTATTTTTATAATCAAGTTCAAGCATTAAGGTCAAAACAGGAGAGCCAACTCAGTGGTTGAAAGTTAACTAGAAGACTGAATTGTAGTAAGTAGCATGAAACTACCTTCATGGAAAAAGCTGGAAGTTGAAAGTTAGAACTCAAAATTCAAGAAGTGaaatcaccccccccccattGTCCTTCATATGAGTTAATTGCCCTAATATACATATTAGTGATATTTTACTGCTTGCCAGTACTAGATACAAAGTTTTACCCTTCTATCACTCAtataaatatatctttaaaaataaaagattggTTCCATCTCTACATAGTCTTAACAGCTGTTTTGCAGATATTTACCTTTTATCATTCATCCCCCTCATGGATTAACAGACAGCAAAACCCCAGCTATTTATAGGAGGCAGGTACAGACAGTCCCAGGCACTTTTACATGCAGGAATTGCATCTCCATTAATGCTCCTATCATTTCCCATGGAACAGCAGAAAAAGTTGctagaattttaattttcatgacTTGAAAAACTTTTTCAGTTCTGTGTTGACTCAAGTTCTCACTGATCATAGGAACCAACAGGCTTCTGCGATTTACAGTTTCCTTTACTTTGAAATGGTTATTTGTTacaatgtgtcctggtttcagctgggatagagttaactgtcttcctagtagctggtacagtgctatgttttgagttcagagcgaagaatgttgataacactgatgttttcagttgttgctcagtagtgtttagactaatgtcaaggatttttcagcttctcatgcccagccagtgagaaagctggaggggcacaagaagttggcacaggacacagccagggcacctgacccaaactggccaacggtgtattccataccatgtgacgtcccatccagtacagaaacggggaagtggggggcagggattcgccgctcgggggactggctgggtgtcggtcggcgggtggtgagcaattgcactgcgtatcatttgtacattccaatcctttcattattgctgttgtcattttattagtgttatcattatcattattagtttcttcttttctgttctattaaaccgttcttatctcaacccacgggttttgcttcttttcccgattttctcccccatcccactgggtgggggggagtgagtgagcggctgcgtggtgtttagttgctggctggggttaaaccacgacaaatgccACATCTCCTGTCCTGAGAAACAAGAATCTAGATGCTCTCCTTGCCAGCTGTTTCATTTGTTAGCATCCACtttgcataataataataataataataatgaaaaaaataaatagaccTACACAAATTCTACAGGAGGTTAAACTGCAAAATGTTGGAAGCAACATACTTACCAAAGTATCTAATCTTTTGTTCATGCTTCTGTATAAGTGATTTGGATATATCTTCATCatctacttcttttcttttatattgaCTAATAAAACTctaaagatgagaaaaaactATCATAGAATCTCCACATATACCTTTTTTGAACTATaggattattttaatttattactatttaAAGGGCAATGTTCTAGTTTTAAGCATAGCCCAGCAAACACATATGTACCCAACACTTAATGTACCCAAGAAGGTTATTTACCAAAACACAGCTCGTCTAATTAATAATAGGGTGAAAAATGCCTTAGCATATTCTTCTTCTGAGCAATAATCTACCTCAAAGTTCTACACACTAGTAGGAACTTACTGATCTATAAACAATGAGAAACATCTACACCATCTAGCCCTAATGAAGCTAACTCAGCGGAATTATGAAAAACGATGCATTAACAGTTCATATTCAAGTTAagtgctgaaaacaaaactggcaTTTACTATGAAGACAGTCTGTGCTAAAATAATCTGTATTAAGAAATTCACATTAGAGGCAAATTGCGCATGTTCAAATGTGAGAATTTGGCATAACAAAGAAGCAAACTTCATGTGAAGAACTATTGCTCATCCTTGTTTTTGGCAACAGTTGCTATAAGGGACAAATATAAGTTCTGATTCCCAATTAAAGGAGAAGTGTCATACACATTTGTGATATCAATGCAACATGTCCCCTTTAATAGggcaaaataagaaagaaaaacattcaacACATTAAAATAAGCACTATACTAGATATAGAAAACACTCAATATGAGAaataaattgaataaaaaaaGGCTTATAATTGTTTTCATATGCATTTATACATGTCATACCTTATTAAATACCTCCTTACTAAAAGAATCTGTATTCCATAGATTCTGTCTTTCCCTCTGTATTAGcacttcttcttttcttctccactcTTCCTCTCTATGTCTCAGTTCTGAAGCTTCAGTCTGTGCTTTAGCATATTCCTGATCCATGGATTCTGAATTATGCAGTGCTAAACTACCAAGTTTCTGCTGGGCTTCTGCTAGATTCCATTTGGATTCTACAGAGCTCTTCACAaactctttttggttttgacagatTAATTCAATCCCTTGACCATAGGTCTgtgtggaaaacaaaacatgctgTTTATGGAAGGAAAACTGATAGAATTTATGAAGCATATAGAAACAGAAC encodes:
- the LOC128136082 gene encoding hsp90 co-chaperone Cdc37-like 1 isoform X1; translation: MALWSSSFQGLGSVEEDEERELTLTSIQRLSETQGFLYLTSKPLKRCKDTYGQGIELICQNQKEFVKSSVESKWNLAEAQQKLGSLALHNSESMDQEYAKAQTEASELRHREEEWRRKEEVLIQRERQNLWNTDSFSKEVFNKSFISQYKRKEVDDEDISKSLIQKHEQKIRYFGMLGRWDDSQRFLSDHPYLVCEETAKYLILWCFHLEAEQKRALMEQIAHQAVVMQFIIEIARSCNVDPRGCFRLFFQKAKAGEEGYLEAFKTELEAFKSRVRICSQSQGFQAMSVQNPSVYTGIVEGLESLSQDANDLQGCINRSVCDLNSMLQKDEEPKMMDTV
- the LOC128136082 gene encoding hsp90 co-chaperone Cdc37-like 1 isoform X2, whose protein sequence is MALWSSSFQGLGSVEEDEERELTLTSIQRLSETQTYGQGIELICQNQKEFVKSSVESKWNLAEAQQKLGSLALHNSESMDQEYAKAQTEASELRHREEEWRRKEEVLIQRERQNLWNTDSFSKEVFNKSFISQYKRKEVDDEDISKSLIQKHEQKIRYFGMLGRWDDSQRFLSDHPYLVCEETAKYLILWCFHLEAEQKRALMEQIAHQAVVMQFIIEIARSCNVDPRGCFRLFFQKAKAGEEGYLEAFKTELEAFKSRVRICSQSQGFQAMSVQNPSVYTGIVEGLESLSQDANDLQGCINRSVCDLNSMLQKDEEPKMMDTV